Proteins co-encoded in one Halorussus lipolyticus genomic window:
- a CDS encoding ABC transporter ATP-binding protein: MSAIETTDLTKYYGETRGIEDLSLSVREGEVFGFLGPNGAGKTTAIRTLLGFISPTRGSATLLGRDVTDEEALIEAKRRIGYLPSSPGFDEGTTGRRLIRYHGELKGDERSDELLEAFDPPIDREIGEYSTGNRQKLALVLAFMHDPDLVVMDEPTSGLDPLMQERLYEFIEDEQARGTTFFFSSHILSEVRKVCDRVGIVRDGHLVALEGVEELLDRSGKRVHVSVAESLDPADFALSGVHDLEVGDGDASFMFTGEYDALLDHLGNYHVRDLEIEEAPLEDVFMKFYDAGPASDRDPAASPTAAVSTRGESDA; encoded by the coding sequence ATGAGCGCCATCGAGACGACCGACCTGACGAAGTACTACGGGGAGACCCGCGGCATCGAGGACCTCTCGCTGTCGGTGCGCGAGGGCGAGGTCTTCGGCTTCCTCGGACCCAACGGTGCGGGCAAGACCACGGCCATCCGGACCCTGCTGGGGTTCATCTCCCCGACCCGCGGGTCGGCGACGCTCCTCGGTCGGGACGTGACCGACGAGGAGGCCCTCATCGAGGCCAAGCGCAGAATCGGCTACCTACCGAGCAGTCCCGGCTTCGACGAGGGAACCACCGGACGGCGACTGATTCGGTACCACGGCGAGTTGAAGGGCGACGAGCGAAGCGACGAACTCCTCGAAGCGTTCGACCCGCCCATCGACCGCGAAATCGGCGAGTACTCCACCGGAAACCGCCAGAAACTCGCGCTGGTGTTGGCGTTCATGCACGACCCGGATTTGGTCGTCATGGACGAACCCACCTCCGGGTTGGACCCCCTGATGCAGGAGCGCCTCTACGAGTTCATCGAGGACGAACAGGCGCGGGGCACCACGTTCTTCTTCTCCAGTCACATCCTGAGCGAGGTCCGGAAGGTCTGTGACCGGGTGGGCATCGTCAGGGACGGCCACCTCGTCGCGCTGGAGGGCGTCGAGGAGCTATTGGACCGGAGTGGCAAGCGCGTCCACGTCAGCGTGGCCGAGTCGCTGGACCCCGCGGACTTCGCCCTCTCGGGCGTCCACGACCTCGAAGTCGGCGACGGGGACGCCTCGTTCATGTTCACCGGCGAGTACGACGCCCTGCTGGACCACCTCGGGAACTACCACGTTCGGGACCTCGAAATCGAGGAGGCCCCGCTCGAAGACGTGTTCATGAAGTTCTACGACGCGGGACCGGCGAGCGACCGAGACCCCGCGGCGTCGCCGACCGCGGCGGTCTCGACCCGAGGTGAGTCCGATGCTTGA
- a CDS encoding DNA topoisomerase I yields the protein MELIITEKDNAARRIADILSGESAEAERKNGVNVYKWGGRRCIGLSGHVVGVDFPDEYNDWRDVEPVELINAPIEKKATKENIVSTLRVLARKSDQVTIATDYDREGELIGKEAWELVREVNDEVPIRRVRFSSITKNEVTEAFENPDELDFDLAAAGEARQEIDLIWGAALTRFLSLSARQLGDDFISVGRVQSPTLKLIVDREREIEAFDPEDYWELFADLLKDTDDETAEFESQYFYRNDEGNEAERVWDEETARSVFEVLDSATTAEVERVSRRTRTDDPPAPFNTTQFIRAAGSLGYSAQQAMSIAEDLYTAGYMTYPRTDNTVYPDDLDPEELLDTFSGNYHFGDDADDLLELDDLEPTEGDEETTDHPPIHPTEDIPTKGDLSDDEWEIYELVVRRFFATVADSATWEHLKVVASVEDHTLKANGKRLMEEGYHAVYPYFNTSENYVPDVEEGDELEVTDARIEDKQTQPPRRYGQSRLIETMEKMGVGTKSTRHNTIEKLYDRGYVEGDPPRPTQLAKAVVTAAEEFADLVVSEEMTVELEEDMTAIAEGEADLSEVADESREYLQQVFDELRDSREEVGDLLQESLKADKKLGPCPESDHELLVRQSRNGSYFVGCDGYPDCEYTLPLPNTGKPLILDEECEDHGLRHVKMLAGRQTFVHGCPLCKAEEADEEDDEVIGVCPECGEEEGGELAIKHLQNGSRLVGCTRYPDCDYSLPLPRRGDIEITDERCEEHDLPELVIHNSDEPWELGCPICNYREFKARESESGSDLESLDGIGAKTAEKLSEAGIESIDDLKDAEVETVASEVQGVSEDRLRGWQAKAD from the coding sequence ATGGAACTGATAATCACCGAGAAGGACAACGCCGCCAGACGCATCGCCGACATCCTGAGCGGCGAGTCCGCCGAGGCCGAACGCAAGAACGGCGTCAACGTCTACAAGTGGGGCGGCAGGCGGTGCATCGGTCTGTCGGGCCACGTGGTGGGCGTGGACTTCCCCGACGAGTACAACGACTGGCGCGACGTGGAACCCGTCGAACTCATCAACGCCCCCATCGAGAAGAAGGCCACCAAGGAAAACATCGTCTCCACCCTGCGAGTGCTGGCCCGGAAGTCCGACCAAGTGACGATTGCGACCGACTACGACCGCGAGGGCGAACTCATCGGCAAGGAGGCGTGGGAACTCGTCCGCGAGGTCAACGACGAGGTGCCGATTCGCCGGGTCCGGTTCTCCTCGATTACGAAAAACGAGGTCACGGAGGCCTTCGAAAACCCCGACGAGTTGGACTTCGACCTCGCGGCGGCGGGCGAGGCCCGACAGGAAATCGACCTCATCTGGGGCGCGGCCCTCACCCGATTCCTCTCGCTGTCGGCCCGCCAGTTGGGCGACGACTTCATCTCGGTCGGCCGAGTCCAGTCGCCGACCCTCAAACTCATCGTGGACCGCGAGCGCGAAATCGAGGCCTTCGACCCCGAGGACTACTGGGAACTGTTCGCGGACCTCCTGAAGGATACTGACGACGAGACCGCCGAGTTCGAGTCCCAGTACTTCTACCGCAACGACGAGGGCAACGAGGCCGAGCGTGTCTGGGACGAGGAGACCGCCCGAAGCGTCTTCGAGGTCCTCGATTCGGCGACCACGGCAGAAGTAGAGCGCGTCTCCCGGCGCACCCGGACCGACGACCCGCCGGCACCCTTCAACACCACGCAGTTCATCCGCGCCGCGGGGAGTCTGGGCTACTCGGCCCAGCAGGCCATGAGCATCGCCGAGGACCTCTACACTGCGGGCTACATGACCTACCCCCGGACCGACAACACGGTCTATCCCGACGATTTGGACCCCGAGGAGCTACTCGACACGTTCTCGGGCAACTACCACTTCGGCGACGACGCCGACGACCTGCTCGAACTGGACGACCTCGAACCCACCGAGGGCGACGAGGAGACCACCGACCACCCGCCGATTCACCCGACCGAGGACATCCCCACCAAGGGCGACCTCTCGGACGACGAGTGGGAAATCTACGAACTGGTCGTCAGGCGATTCTTCGCCACCGTCGCCGATTCCGCGACGTGGGAACATCTCAAGGTGGTTGCCAGCGTCGAGGACCACACGCTCAAGGCCAACGGCAAGCGTCTGATGGAGGAGGGCTACCACGCGGTCTACCCCTACTTCAACACCTCCGAGAACTACGTCCCCGACGTCGAGGAGGGCGACGAGTTGGAAGTCACCGACGCCCGCATCGAGGACAAACAGACCCAACCGCCCCGCAGATACGGCCAATCGCGGCTTATCGAGACCATGGAGAAGATGGGGGTCGGCACGAAATCGACTCGCCACAACACCATCGAGAAACTCTACGACCGGGGCTACGTCGAGGGCGACCCGCCCCGGCCGACCCAACTCGCCAAGGCCGTGGTCACGGCCGCCGAGGAGTTCGCGGACCTCGTGGTCAGCGAGGAGATGACCGTCGAACTCGAAGAAGACATGACCGCCATCGCGGAGGGCGAGGCCGACCTGTCCGAGGTCGCAGACGAGTCGCGCGAGTACCTCCAGCAAGTGTTCGACGAACTGCGCGACTCGCGCGAGGAGGTCGGTGACCTGCTTCAGGAGTCACTGAAGGCCGACAAGAAACTCGGTCCCTGCCCCGAGTCGGACCACGAACTGCTGGTTCGCCAGAGCCGGAACGGGTCGTACTTCGTCGGGTGTGACGGCTACCCCGACTGCGAGTACACCCTGCCGCTTCCGAACACGGGCAAGCCCCTGATTCTGGACGAGGAGTGCGAGGACCACGGCCTGCGCCACGTCAAGATGCTGGCCGGACGCCAGACGTTCGTCCACGGGTGTCCGCTTTGCAAGGCCGAGGAGGCCGACGAGGAGGACGACGAAGTAATCGGCGTCTGTCCAGAATGCGGCGAGGAAGAAGGCGGAGAGCTTGCTATCAAGCACCTCCAAAACGGCTCTCGGCTGGTCGGGTGTACCCGGTACCCCGACTGCGATTACTCGCTTCCGCTCCCTCGCCGGGGCGACATCGAGATTACCGACGAGCGGTGCGAGGAACACGACCTGCCCGAACTCGTCATCCACAACAGCGACGAACCGTGGGAACTCGGCTGTCCCATCTGCAACTACCGGGAGTTCAAGGCCCGCGAGAGCGAGTCCGGAAGCGACCTCGAATCGCTCGACGGCATCGGCGCGAAGACTGCCGAGAAGCTCTCTGAGGCAGGTATCGAGAGCATCGACGACCTGAAAGACGCCGAGGTTGAGACGGTGGCCTCGGAGGTGCAGGGCGTGAGCGAGGACCGACTGCGGGGTTGGCAGGCGAAAGCCGACTAA
- a CDS encoding ABC transporter permease subunit has protein sequence MLDIATYESERRIRGALVLSALLAVMSLLFVALFPSIANSGADLDAYMESLPPAMQTAFGATGAFSITTIEGFLAVELYQFFWLLLLGIYTAYLAGGLIAGDVERGRMDILLAAPVSRSRVVVEKFASLVPVVLAVNLVVGIAVYVTVLAIGESISLADLVVVHLLSVPYLLACGAIGLLLSVASANSDVAKRGGLGAIFGLFLLDTVSESADAGWLGAISPTRYYDPTAILVSGEYDWVGALVLLTATVALVALSAVWFRRKDI, from the coding sequence ATGCTTGACATCGCCACCTACGAGTCCGAGCGCCGGATTCGCGGCGCGCTCGTCCTCTCGGCCCTGCTGGCCGTGATGTCGTTGCTGTTCGTCGCGCTGTTCCCCTCCATCGCCAACTCCGGCGCGGATTTGGACGCCTACATGGAGAGTCTGCCGCCCGCGATGCAGACGGCGTTCGGCGCGACCGGTGCCTTCTCCATCACTACCATCGAGGGCTTTCTGGCGGTCGAACTCTACCAGTTCTTCTGGTTGCTCCTGCTGGGCATCTACACAGCGTACCTCGCTGGCGGCCTGATTGCGGGCGACGTCGAACGCGGCCGAATGGATATTCTGCTGGCCGCGCCGGTTTCGCGGTCCCGCGTCGTGGTCGAGAAGTTCGCCTCGCTGGTGCCGGTCGTCCTCGCGGTCAACCTCGTCGTCGGTATCGCAGTCTACGTCACCGTGCTGGCCATCGGCGAGTCCATCTCTCTCGCTGACCTCGTTGTGGTCCACCTGCTGTCCGTGCCCTACTTGCTGGCCTGCGGCGCAATCGGCTTGCTCCTCTCGGTCGCGTCCGCCAACTCCGACGTGGCCAAGCGCGGCGGACTCGGGGCCATCTTCGGTCTGTTCCTGCTGGATACGGTCAGCGAATCCGCCGACGCGGGATGGCTGGGCGCGATTAGCCCGACCCGATACTACGACCCCACCGCAATCTTGGTCTCCGGCGAGTACGACTGGGTGGGTGCCCTCGTTCTGCTCACGGCGACAGTTGCGCTCGTCGCGCTCAGCGCGGTCTGGTTCCGGAGGAAGGACATCTGA
- a CDS encoding MATE family efflux transporter translates to MTTGAITPKLVSLAWPLVAGNLLQTFYNLADMFWVGRVGPNAVAAVSLMFPTAWMFVSVAMGLTAASVALVSQHVGAGDDRKADNVVAQITMLTVAVALALSAFGYVFRHPLLSLVGAQGQVYAFSLEYIEVLFVSIPFTFLFFVFRAVLRGAGDTRTAMWLMVLSAGVNVVVDPLLILGWGPFPEWGVRGAAIATLISRVLAAVIGVALLVKGDWGVRLRLGDLRPDWPVLKRLVDVGYPGTLDGLARSFSAVAMAALVARFGAIPTAAYGVGLRLMSVSWTVSGAVGQATATGVGQNLGADTPDRAAEVTWKGTGGTMAVLFGAGALMYVFPAGAMRVFIDDPAVVSAGVEFLRIIGPFLAFFGGLMVVQGGFRGAGDTRTAMALSVLSRWVLRIPVALVLAYSWSISALGVPLSGWAWGVEGLWWAWSFSAIGSFVVGVAWFSLGRWQKGVVEKEPTASPGD, encoded by the coding sequence ATGACCACCGGGGCAATCACGCCCAAGTTGGTGAGTCTCGCGTGGCCGCTGGTGGCCGGGAACCTCCTCCAGACGTTCTACAATCTCGCGGACATGTTCTGGGTGGGCAGAGTCGGGCCGAACGCGGTCGCGGCCGTCTCGCTGATGTTCCCGACCGCGTGGATGTTCGTCTCGGTGGCGATGGGGTTGACCGCGGCGTCCGTCGCGCTGGTCTCCCAGCACGTCGGCGCGGGCGACGACCGGAAGGCCGACAACGTGGTGGCCCAGATTACGATGTTGACCGTCGCGGTGGCGCTGGCGCTGTCGGCGTTCGGCTACGTCTTCCGACACCCACTGCTGTCGCTAGTCGGCGCGCAGGGGCAGGTGTATGCCTTCTCGCTTGAGTACATCGAAGTGCTGTTCGTCTCGATTCCGTTCACCTTCCTGTTTTTCGTCTTCCGAGCGGTCCTGCGCGGGGCGGGCGACACCCGGACCGCGATGTGGTTGATGGTCCTCTCGGCGGGCGTCAACGTGGTCGTGGACCCCTTGCTCATCCTCGGGTGGGGTCCCTTCCCCGAGTGGGGCGTCCGCGGGGCCGCCATCGCTACCCTGATTTCGCGGGTGCTGGCCGCGGTTATTGGTGTCGCGCTCCTCGTCAAGGGCGACTGGGGCGTCCGCCTGCGCCTCGGGGACCTCCGGCCCGACTGGCCAGTGCTGAAGCGACTCGTGGATGTCGGGTATCCCGGCACCCTCGACGGCCTCGCGCGGAGTTTCTCTGCGGTGGCGATGGCGGCGCTGGTTGCCCGGTTCGGTGCGATTCCGACCGCGGCCTACGGCGTCGGCCTCCGGTTGATGTCGGTGTCGTGGACCGTCTCGGGCGCGGTCGGACAGGCCACCGCGACCGGGGTGGGCCAGAACCTCGGCGCTGACACGCCCGACCGGGCCGCCGAGGTCACGTGGAAGGGGACCGGCGGGACGATGGCGGTGCTGTTCGGCGCTGGCGCGCTGATGTATGTCTTCCCCGCCGGAGCGATGCGTGTGTTCATCGACGACCCCGCTGTCGTCTCTGCGGGCGTGGAGTTCCTGCGCATCATCGGCCCCTTCCTCGCCTTCTTCGGCGGCCTGATGGTCGTGCAGGGCGGGTTCCGGGGCGCGGGCGACACCCGGACCGCGATGGCGCTGTCGGTCCTCTCGCGGTGGGTTCTGCGTATCCCGGTCGCGCTGGTGTTAGCCTACTCGTGGTCGATTTCCGCGCTCGGCGTCCCGCTCTCGGGGTGGGCGTGGGGCGTCGAGGGTCTCTGGTGGGCGTGGTCGTTCTCCGCGATTGGGTCGTTCGTCGTCGGCGTGGCGTGGTTCAGCCTCGGTCGGTGGCAGAAAGGCGTCGTAGAGAAAGAACCGACGGCCTCGCCGGGAGACTGA
- a CDS encoding phosphoglycerol geranylgeranyltransferase: MTTSPWTDWDHIVKLDPDKTLAEGETFEDVCETGTDALEIGGTLDMTQEKMQRVIDACAKYDVPLYQEPSNPAVVVDDDDLDGYLVPIVLNAGDIAWATGFHKEWIKSSDVNWDRTTTEAYIIMNPEASVAQLTDADCDQTPEDVAAYAEVAEQMYGQEIVYVEYSGMYGDPDVVESAADALEEATLFYGGGIHDYDSARTMAERADTIVVGDLVHDEGVEAVRETVEAAQDAKAAAPESV; the protein is encoded by the coding sequence ATGACTACTTCACCGTGGACCGACTGGGACCACATCGTCAAGTTGGACCCCGACAAGACGCTCGCGGAGGGCGAGACCTTCGAGGACGTCTGCGAGACCGGTACCGACGCCCTCGAAATCGGCGGGACGCTCGACATGACCCAAGAGAAGATGCAGCGAGTCATCGACGCCTGCGCGAAGTACGACGTGCCGCTGTATCAGGAACCGAGCAACCCGGCGGTCGTGGTGGACGACGACGACCTCGACGGCTATCTGGTGCCGATTGTCCTCAACGCCGGGGACATCGCGTGGGCCACCGGATTCCACAAAGAGTGGATAAAATCGAGCGACGTGAACTGGGACCGGACGACCACCGAGGCCTACATCATCATGAATCCCGAGGCCAGCGTGGCCCAACTCACCGACGCCGACTGCGACCAGACGCCCGAGGACGTGGCGGCCTACGCCGAGGTCGCAGAGCAGATGTACGGCCAAGAAATCGTCTACGTCGAGTACTCGGGGATGTACGGCGACCCCGATGTGGTCGAGTCTGCGGCCGACGCGCTGGAGGAGGCCACGCTGTTCTACGGCGGGGGCATCCACGACTACGACTCGGCCCGGACGATGGCCGAGCGGGCAGACACCATCGTCGTCGGCGACTTGGTTCACGACGAGGGCGTCGAGGCGGTGCGCGAGACCGTCGAGGCCGCGCAGGACGCCAAAGCGGCCGCTCCCGAGTCGGTTTGA